The genomic region GTTTCACGATCCCGCGATTCTCCTTTGCGATGAACCGACGGGCAACCTCGACCTCGAAACGGGAAAAGAGATTGTCGAGTTGCTGACGGACCTGCGACAGAGTCACGACATGACGGTGGTTGCCGCCACGCACGACGAGGCGATCGCCGCCGCTGGATCGCGGGTCATGCGGTTGCATGGCGGCCATCTTTCGGAGATGGAGGCCCAGTCGTGATGGCTGGCTGGATTCACGCCGTGCTGGCCGACCTCGGGCGCCACTGGCGGCATTTCGCGGCGGCTTCGGTCGGGATCGTTCTCGGGGTTGCCGCGCTGTGCTTCTTTCTCGCACTCGGATTCGGGATCCGGGAACATCTCCTGGTCCAGGTTTTTCCGGAAGATTTCATCGAGGTCGAGCGGAGGAGCGCCGATATCGACATTTTTGCCCTTCGACTCGACCTCGGTAGCGACACTCTCGACGAGGCAGTGCTGGCCGACCTGAGATCGGTCGATGGAGTGAAGGCGGTCTATCCGAAGATGCGGCTCACGGTACCGGCGCTGGCCTCCGGCGGATCGTCGCTTTTCGGCGCAGGGCTGCAGACCGAGGTCGTGGCCGACGGGATCGATCCCCGCCTGGTGGCGGATGATTTCGGTGGTGTCTTTCGGGAGGTTGACGGCGAGCGCATCGGGAGGCCGTGTCGGAGCGGGTCGGAGTGCGGTGACGGATCCTACTGCGATGCTCGGGGGGTCTGCCGGCCGTTCGTTCCCGTGCTCGTGTCGCCGTATGTGGTCGAACTGTACAATGGCGGTTTCCGACGGTCGTACGGTCTGCCGAAGATCAATCCCGACGCACTGACTGGACTGGCTTTCGAGGTCGAGTTCGGCAGGTCGACCTTCCGATCCAACGCGAGACCGCCAATTCGCGAGCGAATGCGGCTGGTGGGTGTTTCCGACCAAGCGATTCCACTCGGGATCACTTTGCCTCTCGGTGAGGTCCGACGGCTGAACGCGACGCTCGGCTCTGCGAAAGCCGCCGACGAGTTCCACTCGGCGGTCGTCGAACTCAGATCGAGGGAAGCGGCGGCGCGTGTAGTCGAGACGGTCGAAGACATGGGCCTCGAGGTTCGCGATCGCGGTGCCCGTCGTGCCGCCTCGGCGATTGCGGTGGTGACTCTTTTGCTGGCTCTGGTCGGGGGCGTGCTGATCGCGGTAGCCGGTGCGCACATCATGCACGTCTTTTTCATGGTCGTGGCGGTGAGGCGGCGGGAGATCGGGCTGCTTCGAGCTGTCGGAGCGAGACGCAGTGATGTTCGGCGGATGCTGGTCTCCGAGGCGGTTGTGGTCGGCCTGCTGGCCGGAGTCGTCGGCGTCATAGCAGCCCTGGCGGCCGCTGCGATGGTTGATTTCTACGCCGCGAACGAAATTCCCGACTTCCCGTTCAAGCCCGACAGTTTCTTCGAGTTCTCGCCTTGGCTGATTGCGGCCATGCTGGCGTTGGCGATCGGCGCGTGCATCCTCGGCGCCATTCCGCCCGCCATCCGCGCCGCTTCCGGCGATCCCTCGGATGCGCTCGCGGGGCGGTAGTGCGACCGGCCTGAGAATTAGGAGTTAGGAATGAGGAATTAGGAGTTAGGAATGAGGAATTAGGAATTAGGAATTAGGAATGCCACCCACCCCACCCAGGTGGCGAAATCGAGGGCGGGGGAGGTCGGGAATTCCTAATTCCTAATTCCTAATTCCTCATTCACTCCGAGTTTTGGCCCTCGTCGGGGGTTTCCCACGCGGATTCGTCATCGAAACCCGTCCCAACCCCTCCCATGAACGGCGCCAGCATCGGCCCGATCGCGGCGTCGAACTCTTCGGGGGTTTGCAGGGCCGCAACCTGATCGATAAAGCCCTCGGCCATACCGAGGAACATCATGATCTGCGTTTTCTGCGCCGCCATGGTTTCTGGCGTCATCTCGGCAAGGCCCTGACGGGCTTCCGCGACGAACTCGGGCCATTCATCGGCGAGGTCGGTCGGAATCCACCGGTCTTCGATCCGCACCATCTCGACGTCTTCCGGATCATGCTCTTTCGAACTGATTCTCAAAGTAGCGCGGTCGCCGTCGATCATGATTGTCTCCGCCTTGATCGAGACGAGCTCCTCGAAGGGGTTCGTAGATTCGCCAGTGTCGATTGCCTCCGCCTGCGCCATGAGCTTTGCGCCGGTGGTGGCGAGGAATCGTTCCCAGTCGATCGTTTGCAGGCCGGCAACGGTGGCGATCTCGCTTCCCTTCAGGATCGACGTAAACGCCTGGGTGTCGCTCAGCGCCGCGCGAACCTCCGCGGCGTCAGCCCCCGATTCCTGGAAGGTCTGACTCCCGATGATGATGTCCTTTTGATCGTCGAGGACCTCGAATGCCCGCATCAGCAGAGCAAACGCGTGGTCATACACCTCGGGATCCGTCTTGGCGGCGAAATCGGAGGTGATCTCGGAGATGTCCTTCCGGTAGCTCGGCGGGAGCGCCGACCAGAGAATCTCGGGGTGTTTTTCGTGAAGAGCCTCGACGATCGCGATGACCGTGCCGTCCGGAGTCTTCGGGATATCGAAGTCAGTCGGGCTCGAGCTCGCGTGGAGCACGAATCCGAAGATGCCGCAAAGGATCGCGCACGCTGTAACTGAGGCGAAGTGCTCTGTTTTCACTTTTGTACCTCCCGGTGGAAGGCGATTATGACACACCGACTGTCAGCGACCACGGACCCTTCGCGGCCTCTGCGGCAAAGGCCTCCTAGTCCGAGGGACGCCACTGTCGGGCAAAGACCTCGACCCGCGGTCGCTTGACCTTCACCTTGATCTTGAATTTGTCGTCCAAGTCGGGTGGAGGAATG from Acidobacteriota bacterium harbors:
- a CDS encoding ABC transporter permease → MAGWIHAVLADLGRHWRHFAAASVGIVLGVAALCFFLALGFGIREHLLVQVFPEDFIEVERRSADIDIFALRLDLGSDTLDEAVLADLRSVDGVKAVYPKMRLTVPALASGGSSLFGAGLQTEVVADGIDPRLVADDFGGVFREVDGERIGRPCRSGSECGDGSYCDARGVCRPFVPVLVSPYVVELYNGGFRRSYGLPKINPDALTGLAFEVEFGRSTFRSNARPPIRERMRLVGVSDQAIPLGITLPLGEVRRLNATLGSAKAADEFHSAVVELRSREAAARVVETVEDMGLEVRDRGARRAASAIAVVTLLLALVGGVLIAVAGAHIMHVFFMVVAVRRREIGLLRAVGARRSDVRRMLVSEAVVVGLLAGVVGVIAALAAAAMVDFYAANEIPDFPFKPDSFFEFSPWLIAAMLALAIGACILGAIPPAIRAASGDPSDALAGR